In the genome of Methanopyrus kandleri AV19, one region contains:
- a CDS encoding SagB/ThcOx family dehydrogenase — MSPRLVVPAAVVVVAIGLLAYWYLYPSEGASEVPIKAKIELPKPLELKMSVSEALKKRRSIREYRDESITLRELATVLWAAQGITDPRGFRTAPSAGALYPLRVFVVVRKVEGLAPGIYVYDPKTHTLGLVRRGNFTTELQRACLDQEWVGHAAVDLVIVGYERVLQPRYGERSFRYMALEAGHVGQNIYLACTALGLGTVAVGAFYDDRVKEILGITEGDAVPLYVFPIGRR; from the coding sequence ATGTCACCACGACTCGTTGTACCCGCCGCCGTGGTCGTCGTCGCGATCGGTCTCCTGGCTTATTGGTACCTTTACCCCTCCGAGGGGGCTTCGGAGGTGCCTATCAAGGCCAAGATCGAGCTCCCCAAGCCCCTGGAGCTGAAAATGTCGGTGTCCGAGGCGTTGAAGAAGCGCCGATCGATCCGCGAGTACCGGGACGAATCCATAACCCTCCGAGAGCTCGCCACGGTGCTATGGGCCGCGCAGGGGATCACGGATCCGCGCGGTTTCCGCACGGCGCCCAGCGCGGGCGCGCTGTACCCGCTGAGAGTCTTCGTCGTGGTCCGCAAGGTCGAAGGGTTGGCCCCTGGCATCTACGTGTACGATCCCAAGACCCACACGCTCGGTCTCGTCAGGCGGGGTAATTTCACGACGGAACTGCAGCGGGCCTGTCTCGATCAGGAGTGGGTGGGCCACGCCGCCGTTGACCTCGTCATCGTCGGGTACGAGCGGGTGTTGCAACCCAGATATGGCGAACGTTCCTTCCGGTACATGGCGCTCGAGGCCGGGCACGTCGGTCAGAACATCTACCTGGCGTGCACCGCACTGGGACTGGGGACGGTCGCGGTGGGCGCGTTCTACGACGACCGAGTGAAGGAGATCCTCGGGATAACCGAGGGGGACGCCGTACCGCTGTACGTGTTCCCGATAGGACGGAGGTGA
- a CDS encoding HemK2/MTQ2 family protein methyltransferase: protein MGVAVRDVVRYGRLKLLVFENVYPPAEDSFLLAEHQGVSGSERVLDVGTGCGIQGLSAAAKGCEVVATDVNPAAVHCARWNAHLNDLNIDVRVGDLFEPVRDERFDIVLFNPPYLPGRELPGSDPISRATEDPAVIRRFLKDLLREEIRWDEARIVVSSLTPKKYLEPLQRFEVEIVAEEPLFFEKIRVLALRPSR, encoded by the coding sequence GTGGGGGTAGCGGTTCGGGACGTCGTCAGGTACGGGCGACTGAAGCTCCTGGTGTTCGAGAACGTGTACCCGCCTGCCGAGGATTCGTTCCTACTCGCCGAGCACCAAGGGGTATCCGGCTCCGAGCGGGTCTTGGACGTCGGGACGGGATGCGGCATTCAAGGGTTATCGGCGGCCGCGAAAGGCTGTGAGGTGGTAGCGACGGACGTCAACCCCGCGGCCGTCCACTGCGCACGGTGGAACGCCCACCTCAACGACCTGAACATCGACGTTCGTGTGGGAGACCTGTTCGAGCCCGTCCGCGATGAGCGGTTCGACATCGTCCTGTTCAACCCACCTTACCTACCCGGCCGTGAACTGCCCGGAAGCGATCCCATTTCCCGAGCCACCGAAGACCCCGCCGTCATCCGCCGCTTCCTAAAAGATCTCCTCCGGGAAGAGATTCGCTGGGACGAGGCTAGGATCGTCGTGTCCAGCCTGACCCCGAAGAAGTACCTGGAACCCCTGCAGCGTTTCGAGGTGGAAATCGTGGCCGAGGAACCCCTGTTTTTCGAGAAGATCCGCGTGCTCGCGCTTCGACCGTCCCGATGA
- the cutA gene encoding divalent-cation tolerance protein CutA, which produces MSRLFVVVYSTAEDEEEAKRIARKLVEEDLAACVNLWPIRSVYEWGGELCEDEEYALLVKTTAERAEEVVERIVELHSYETPAVLVLPVLGGFEGFLEWIREQTR; this is translated from the coding sequence GTGAGCCGGTTGTTCGTCGTCGTCTACTCGACGGCCGAGGATGAGGAAGAGGCCAAACGGATAGCGCGGAAGCTGGTCGAGGAGGACCTCGCCGCGTGCGTGAACCTCTGGCCGATACGATCCGTGTATGAGTGGGGGGGCGAGCTATGCGAAGACGAGGAGTATGCCCTCCTCGTCAAGACGACCGCGGAGCGTGCGGAGGAGGTAGTGGAAAGGATCGTAGAGTTACACTCCTACGAAACGCCCGCGGTACTGGTCTTACCCGTATTGGGTGGATTCGAGGGGTTCTTGGAGTGGATCCGAGAGCAAACCCGCTGA
- a CDS encoding AIR synthase-related protein codes for MDLEGLSLHMLEAGASEDEIRELLTDLVKIWKRDWSEDEIREFVDAVLEEVHHVRKAHFLGGRVGDILRPPESGVGMGEMGVGSRGEGDFFVHELLTRLAAKASEGALVSPEERDDAGAVRIDPDEVILVSAVDGMHSRLSEFPFLAGFHATRAAMRDVLVNGARPRGLLVDLHLADDGDVGRLFDFTAGVTAVGAATGVPILAGSTLRVGGDMVLGRRLVAGVACVGTARPDELTPRRDAEPGDLIVLTEGAGGGTISTTAIYHGYYDVVEETLNVDFVRAVEALREENLLSEVHAMTDITNGGIRGDATEISETAGVRLVFDEETVRSLVNDRVLRMLDELDIDYLGLSLDMLMVIAPEDVAERCVEALNGVGVRADVVGRVEEGSGVVLERDGEEVELDVKFRETAYTKVKRVIGEEHPEEFEEMKERVRRAYEEAERKLRWVLERLGE; via the coding sequence ATGGACCTAGAGGGATTATCCTTGCACATGCTGGAGGCTGGCGCATCCGAGGATGAGATTCGGGAGCTACTCACCGATCTGGTGAAGATCTGGAAGCGGGACTGGTCGGAAGATGAGATCCGCGAGTTCGTCGACGCCGTTCTGGAGGAAGTACACCACGTCCGGAAGGCTCACTTCCTCGGAGGGAGAGTCGGGGACATCCTTCGCCCGCCCGAATCGGGCGTGGGCATGGGCGAAATGGGAGTGGGATCACGGGGTGAGGGAGACTTCTTCGTCCACGAGCTGCTTACTAGGCTCGCCGCTAAGGCCTCGGAAGGCGCGCTAGTATCGCCCGAGGAGCGCGACGATGCGGGTGCCGTTCGTATAGACCCGGACGAGGTGATCCTCGTGAGTGCCGTGGACGGTATGCACTCGAGGCTCAGTGAGTTCCCCTTTCTCGCCGGCTTCCACGCGACCCGAGCCGCCATGCGGGACGTCCTCGTGAACGGGGCACGTCCTCGTGGTCTCCTCGTCGATCTGCATCTAGCCGACGACGGAGATGTAGGTCGTCTTTTCGACTTCACAGCGGGTGTGACCGCGGTGGGCGCGGCGACCGGCGTACCGATACTCGCGGGTAGCACCCTGCGCGTGGGAGGAGACATGGTGCTAGGGCGACGCCTGGTCGCGGGTGTAGCCTGCGTCGGTACCGCGCGGCCGGACGAGCTCACACCGCGGAGAGATGCCGAGCCGGGTGATCTGATCGTGCTCACCGAGGGCGCGGGCGGCGGTACGATCTCCACGACAGCGATCTACCACGGGTACTACGACGTGGTTGAGGAGACCCTCAACGTGGACTTCGTCCGGGCGGTTGAGGCGCTCCGGGAGGAGAACCTGCTCTCCGAGGTTCACGCCATGACTGACATCACGAACGGGGGTATCCGGGGGGACGCGACGGAGATCTCCGAGACCGCGGGCGTCCGCTTGGTTTTCGACGAGGAAACCGTGCGCTCCCTCGTCAACGATCGCGTCCTCCGGATGCTCGACGAACTCGACATCGATTACCTCGGGCTATCCCTGGACATGCTCATGGTGATCGCACCGGAAGACGTGGCCGAACGGTGCGTGGAAGCCCTCAACGGCGTCGGGGTGCGGGCGGACGTCGTTGGTCGCGTTGAGGAGGGCTCCGGCGTCGTCCTCGAACGGGACGGAGAGGAAGTCGAGCTGGACGTGAAGTTCCGGGAAACCGCGTACACTAAGGTGAAACGTGTCATCGGGGAGGAGCATCCCGAGGAGTTCGAAGAAATGAAGGAGCGGGTCAGGCGAGCGTACGAGGAGGCCGAACGGAAGCTGCGGTGGGTACTCGAGCGGCTCGGGGAATGA
- a CDS encoding precorrin-2 dehydrogenase/sirohydrochlorin ferrochelatase family protein, translating into MPYVPLFVRVERAVIVGGGRVAERKARTLVDLGVDVIVVAPEESEWIRDLPVRFVRRKVKGPEDLPEADLYVVATDDPDLNARLERALSLVNRVDTPRPKVRFPSVLRSGDAVLAISTGKPRVTKALRMIAAELLGPTLRKAAELSEDARKWSLERVINELEGLRWQDQ; encoded by the coding sequence TTGCCGTATGTACCGTTGTTCGTCCGGGTTGAGCGGGCGGTGATCGTGGGTGGTGGACGTGTCGCCGAACGGAAGGCGCGCACCCTGGTCGATCTCGGGGTCGACGTGATCGTCGTTGCGCCGGAGGAGTCTGAGTGGATCCGTGATCTACCCGTGAGGTTCGTGCGTCGGAAGGTGAAAGGGCCTGAAGATCTACCCGAGGCGGACCTTTACGTGGTGGCGACGGACGACCCGGACTTGAACGCCCGATTGGAAAGGGCGTTGTCGCTCGTTAACCGCGTCGACACTCCGAGACCGAAAGTGCGGTTCCCCTCCGTACTCCGGAGTGGGGACGCTGTACTGGCTATCTCCACCGGTAAACCCCGAGTGACTAAGGCACTCCGAATGATCGCGGCGGAGCTCTTGGGTCCCACCCTAAGGAAGGCCGCCGAACTGTCCGAGGATGCACGGAAGTGGTCGTTGGAACGCGTGATAAACGAACTGGAGGGGCTCAGGTGGCAGGACCAGTGA
- a CDS encoding DUF1786 domain-containing protein, with amino-acid sequence MSFRGEVKTVVIDVGVGTTDVVAYTGDPEYSPRFVGPSRVSTLAQRLRFMLREPPRYLALIGVPMGGGPTTREFKRLMKKGTEIYAELDAALTLHNDVRRLEEMPRLHIVEDPIEEVPPDSPVVETYDFRVSDVFEALQRSNVDMDGVETVVACVQDHGYHPDYESNRKHRFERLFRRYLGANGCRPDRMTFDDVPPESFPRLRAAYMEAESAGVDAVAMDSKVPIAMLGRVDSDADRLLVIDYGTGHVTAFLFDGDRIVGVYEHHTIRLSSEKFERQIREFVEGKLENEDVYRDGGHGCHNVSPMDWDELEDIVSLGPKKPEFQLGRDPERFPDRMMPAYGPAVYLTDRGE; translated from the coding sequence GTGTCGTTCCGGGGTGAGGTGAAGACTGTCGTCATCGACGTGGGAGTAGGAACGACCGACGTGGTGGCCTACACCGGGGATCCCGAGTACTCACCGCGGTTCGTGGGACCCTCGCGCGTATCGACGCTAGCTCAGAGGTTGCGCTTCATGCTGCGAGAACCGCCGAGATACTTGGCGCTGATCGGCGTCCCCATGGGTGGGGGACCCACCACTCGAGAGTTCAAGAGACTCATGAAAAAAGGCACCGAGATCTACGCGGAGCTCGATGCGGCGCTGACGCTTCATAACGACGTGCGCAGGTTGGAGGAAATGCCCCGTCTCCATATCGTCGAGGACCCCATCGAGGAGGTTCCACCGGATTCCCCCGTGGTCGAAACGTACGACTTCCGCGTTTCGGACGTGTTCGAGGCGCTACAGCGTTCGAACGTCGACATGGACGGCGTAGAGACGGTCGTGGCTTGCGTCCAGGACCACGGTTACCACCCGGACTACGAGTCTAACCGGAAGCACAGGTTCGAGCGACTGTTCCGCCGGTATCTCGGGGCGAACGGCTGCAGGCCCGATCGGATGACGTTCGACGACGTCCCGCCCGAGAGCTTCCCAAGACTACGCGCGGCCTACATGGAAGCGGAATCGGCGGGCGTCGACGCCGTTGCGATGGACTCGAAGGTCCCGATCGCCATGCTCGGGCGTGTCGACTCGGACGCGGACAGACTCCTGGTGATCGACTACGGGACGGGGCACGTAACGGCGTTCCTCTTCGACGGTGACAGGATCGTCGGTGTCTACGAGCACCACACGATCCGGTTATCGTCGGAGAAGTTCGAGAGGCAGATCCGCGAGTTCGTGGAAGGTAAACTCGAGAACGAGGACGTCTACCGGGACGGCGGTCACGGTTGCCACAACGTCTCACCGATGGATTGGGACGAGCTGGAGGACATCGTCTCCTTAGGACCGAAGAAGCCCGAGTTTCAGTTAGGTCGCGATCCGGAACGCTTCCCCGATCGGATGATGCCGGCGTACGGGCCCGCGGTGTACCTGACCGACCGGGGAGAGTGA
- a CDS encoding kinase related to aspartokinase, with protein sequence MKVVLKAGTGAVKEVDAVKNAITAFEGELLVVPGGWRFANIVREVYEDGDLSDDAAHWMAIAAMDQTGYLLSDLLDLPTTEEPEFGGKLVLLPYRYLRMKDPLPHSWEITSDAISVYVAAEANANLVVFAKDVPGILEDPDDPSSLIREIDARELEGNWTALDPVAPRLAEEYDLELRVVYAGNPDNLLRAMRGEEFVGTRVVPG encoded by the coding sequence GTGAAGGTAGTCCTCAAAGCGGGAACCGGGGCAGTGAAGGAAGTCGACGCCGTGAAGAACGCTATCACCGCGTTCGAAGGCGAGCTCCTAGTAGTACCGGGAGGATGGAGGTTCGCGAACATCGTGCGGGAGGTCTACGAGGACGGGGACCTGTCCGACGACGCGGCCCACTGGATGGCGATAGCCGCGATGGACCAGACCGGGTACCTGCTCTCGGACCTACTCGACCTGCCGACCACGGAGGAGCCCGAGTTCGGCGGCAAACTGGTGTTACTGCCGTACCGTTACCTCAGGATGAAGGACCCTTTACCACATTCGTGGGAGATCACCTCCGACGCTATCTCGGTGTACGTCGCAGCCGAGGCGAACGCGAACCTGGTCGTGTTCGCCAAGGATGTGCCCGGTATCCTGGAGGATCCGGACGATCCCAGTTCTCTGATCCGCGAAATCGATGCCCGGGAGCTGGAGGGGAACTGGACCGCCTTGGACCCCGTAGCTCCCCGGCTCGCGGAGGAGTACGATCTCGAGCTCCGCGTTGTTTACGCAGGAAACCCGGACAACCTCTTGAGAGCCATGCGTGGGGAGGAGTTCGTTGGAACCCGTGTCGTTCCGGGGTGA
- a CDS encoding Ni,Fe-hydrogenase maturation factor — protein sequence MIGPLDPLRDYLRELLGEGFVLVGLGNPLAADDGFGHWVARRLSPLKTHKFKAVAAGVWLERLRLPNEPVVLVDTVRVDREPGTLVVVKEPRLGPDRGSHGPPPDELMDVRLLIGFVPVKSGFGPMSPEAKSVADAVVRVVRDVVLEGTEGPTDRGLRGSAALHRERQKSAQTTRGSVRPL from the coding sequence ATGATCGGACCCTTGGATCCCCTCCGAGACTACCTCCGAGAACTGCTGGGAGAAGGCTTCGTTCTAGTCGGACTCGGCAACCCGTTGGCCGCGGATGACGGGTTCGGACACTGGGTCGCACGACGCCTTTCTCCCCTCAAGACCCACAAGTTCAAAGCCGTGGCCGCCGGCGTGTGGCTCGAGCGCCTTCGACTACCGAACGAGCCCGTCGTCCTAGTCGACACGGTGCGTGTCGATCGCGAGCCCGGTACACTGGTGGTGGTAAAGGAGCCGAGGCTCGGTCCGGACAGGGGTTCCCACGGGCCACCTCCCGACGAGCTGATGGACGTCCGTCTGCTGATAGGCTTCGTCCCCGTGAAGTCGGGATTCGGTCCGATGTCCCCGGAGGCTAAGAGCGTCGCCGACGCGGTCGTGCGGGTGGTGAGGGATGTCGTCCTCGAAGGAACTGAAGGACCTACTGATAGAGGTCTACGTGGAAGCGCGGCCTTACATCGAGAACGCCAAAAAAGCGCGCAGACTACTCGAGGAAGCGTACGACCGCTGTGA
- the mfnA gene encoding tyrosine decarboxylase MfnA: protein MILQRDSDYSDGTVLGSMCTEPHPVAAEAFVAGLHVNLGDPYLFPNAYRAERECIGWLAETLLDHPAPEEAEGSIVSGGTEANILAAYAAREVTGGREIIVPATRHFSFEKAARMLRMKLVEAPLRSDYTVDVDAVQDLISRDTALIVGIVGTTETGSVDDIEALSDVAEDHGVPLHVDAAFGGFTAPFLREEYPLPRFGFDLEAVVSVTVDPHKMGLVPPPAGGIVFRDDEFPKAIEVYAPYLSGGGASQYTITGTRPGAPVLALYANILELGEEGYRRIAFRCYEETLKVAEKARELGLELAVDPPHLNLVNIRLPDRGTAERLLRESEREGWKISVSTKPLGVRIVMMPHLDAETVSRFLELVARVLGG from the coding sequence GTGATCCTCCAGCGGGACTCGGATTACTCCGACGGTACCGTGCTCGGATCCATGTGCACCGAACCGCACCCCGTCGCCGCCGAAGCGTTCGTGGCTGGGCTTCACGTCAACTTGGGTGATCCTTACCTCTTTCCGAACGCGTACCGCGCCGAGCGTGAGTGCATCGGATGGTTGGCGGAGACGCTCCTCGACCACCCCGCCCCTGAGGAGGCCGAAGGTAGCATAGTATCGGGAGGCACCGAAGCCAACATCCTGGCGGCGTACGCGGCTCGGGAGGTCACCGGTGGTAGGGAAATCATCGTCCCCGCCACTCGCCATTTCTCCTTCGAGAAGGCTGCACGGATGTTACGTATGAAGCTCGTCGAGGCGCCGCTGAGGTCCGACTACACCGTGGATGTAGACGCCGTTCAGGACCTGATTTCCCGGGATACCGCGCTGATCGTCGGTATCGTCGGTACCACCGAGACGGGGTCCGTCGACGACATCGAGGCGCTGTCGGACGTGGCGGAGGACCACGGCGTTCCGCTTCACGTGGACGCGGCGTTCGGGGGCTTCACGGCACCGTTCCTCCGGGAGGAGTACCCACTACCACGTTTCGGCTTCGATCTGGAGGCGGTGGTATCTGTCACCGTCGATCCTCACAAAATGGGGCTGGTACCTCCGCCAGCGGGCGGCATCGTGTTCCGAGATGACGAGTTCCCGAAAGCTATCGAGGTGTACGCGCCTTACTTGTCGGGAGGTGGGGCGTCACAGTACACCATCACCGGCACACGACCCGGAGCCCCGGTTCTGGCGCTCTACGCGAACATATTGGAGCTCGGGGAAGAGGGGTACCGGAGGATAGCCTTCAGATGTTACGAAGAGACCCTGAAAGTCGCGGAGAAGGCCAGGGAACTCGGCCTAGAGCTGGCCGTGGACCCGCCCCATCTTAACTTGGTGAATATCCGGTTGCCCGACCGAGGGACCGCGGAACGACTGTTGCGGGAATCGGAGCGGGAGGGTTGGAAGATCTCAGTTTCCACCAAGCCTCTCGGAGTCAGGATAGTGATGATGCCACACCTCGACGCGGAGACGGTCTCACGGTTCCTCGAGCTCGTCGCCAGGGTGCTGGGTGGATGA
- a CDS encoding winged helix-turn-helix domain-containing protein — MEEGPIRVPNELKDRRELMKSLILAFIGLRQPRVHLGDIGGELGVSLQAIHNYVKELIDEGLVEKKGRAEYVLTDKGAEKALESINNIRRFSAKIAEALGKRMTWAAIAAEDIRKGEEIYLYMEDGLLYASKSRKTGARAIAQADAEKGQDLPVTNIEGDIPGLERGEVVFVCVPSAREGGTRKLDLDRLKEVLEKEDYDLIGAAGTAARAALNMLGIEPDLKFGVVDGAIMAALKGLKALVVITTPMLRRARDKAERRGAEYRIQYV, encoded by the coding sequence ATGGAAGAAGGGCCCATCAGGGTGCCCAATGAGCTAAAAGATAGACGTGAACTGATGAAATCTTTGATATTGGCGTTTATTGGATTGCGTCAACCTAGAGTTCATTTAGGTGACATTGGGGGCGAGTTGGGGGTCTCTTTACAGGCTATTCACAACTACGTAAAGGAACTTATCGATGAAGGGTTGGTAGAGAAAAAAGGTCGAGCTGAGTACGTTCTGACTGATAAAGGGGCCGAGAAAGCTCTCGAATCTATTAATAATATCCGGAGGTTCTCGGCTAAAATCGCGGAAGCTCTGGGGAAGCGCATGACGTGGGCGGCCATCGCCGCGGAGGATATCCGGAAGGGAGAAGAGATTTACCTGTACATGGAAGACGGGCTGTTGTACGCGTCGAAGAGTCGTAAAACCGGAGCACGAGCCATAGCCCAAGCCGACGCGGAGAAAGGACAAGACCTGCCGGTGACGAACATTGAGGGCGACATCCCGGGGCTCGAGAGAGGGGAGGTGGTGTTCGTATGCGTCCCGAGTGCGCGCGAAGGAGGGACTCGCAAACTGGACCTCGACAGGCTGAAAGAAGTGCTGGAGAAGGAGGACTACGATCTGATCGGAGCGGCGGGCACTGCGGCGAGGGCCGCCCTGAACATGCTCGGGATCGAACCAGACCTGAAGTTCGGGGTGGTGGACGGAGCTATCATGGCGGCGCTCAAGGGTCTGAAGGCGTTGGTAGTGATCACCACCCCCATGCTGAGGAGGGCGAGGGACAAGGCGGAACGGCGGGGAGCCGAATACCGGATCCAGTACGTGTGA
- the nikR gene encoding nickel-responsive transcriptional regulator NikR, with protein MNKGEDNLVRTSITVPEQLLQKVNELIASGYFASRSEIFRQALREYLQRIEWTERVGDEEYFGALTYVFQHERAEPELVKVQHEFTDVIISTTHIHVSPEKCLEVLLLQGPGKRIAELAKRIRGVRGVEQAKLTVVSSEGE; from the coding sequence GTGAACAAAGGTGAGGATAATTTAGTACGAACCTCGATAACCGTACCCGAGCAGCTGCTCCAGAAAGTCAACGAGCTAATAGCCTCGGGATACTTTGCGAGTCGGTCGGAGATCTTCCGCCAGGCGCTACGGGAGTACCTCCAGAGGATCGAATGGACCGAGCGGGTAGGAGATGAGGAGTACTTCGGCGCCCTGACGTACGTGTTCCAGCACGAGCGCGCCGAGCCCGAGCTAGTGAAAGTGCAGCACGAATTCACGGATGTGATAATATCGACGACGCACATACACGTTTCTCCCGAGAAGTGCCTCGAGGTACTGCTGCTACAAGGACCTGGAAAGCGCATTGCCGAGCTCGCGAAGCGCATTCGTGGAGTTCGAGGGGTGGAACAAGCTAAGCTGACTGTAGTTTCGAGTGAGGGTGAATAA
- the yjjX gene encoding inosine/xanthosine triphosphatase — protein MKVRVGTTNPVKVRATERAFLRTFPDREITVEAVSVDPGVPPQPVGMEEVHQGAKNRAREAWNRGSYSVGLEAGLIRVGDVYVDLHVAVVRDPKGRETVGTSPGFQLPPDVTEEALSGEEVGEVFSELVGVREIGKRSGAIGVLSNGKVLREDLCELAILMALIGLETSR, from the coding sequence ATGAAGGTCCGTGTCGGGACGACTAACCCCGTGAAAGTCCGGGCGACGGAGCGTGCATTTCTCAGAACGTTTCCGGACCGTGAGATCACCGTCGAGGCGGTGAGCGTCGACCCAGGGGTACCACCTCAACCCGTGGGGATGGAGGAGGTTCATCAGGGTGCTAAGAACAGGGCTCGGGAGGCGTGGAACCGAGGTAGCTACTCTGTGGGCTTGGAAGCCGGACTGATAAGAGTCGGTGACGTCTACGTGGATCTCCACGTGGCCGTGGTGCGGGACCCCAAAGGACGAGAGACGGTGGGAACGAGCCCGGGGTTCCAACTGCCTCCCGACGTCACGGAGGAAGCGCTCTCGGGTGAGGAGGTAGGAGAAGTCTTCTCGGAGCTCGTCGGAGTCCGGGAGATAGGCAAGCGCTCCGGTGCGATAGGGGTACTATCCAACGGGAAGGTGTTGAGGGAAGACCTCTGCGAGCTCGCGATCCTGATGGCTTTAATAGGTCTCGAGACTTCAAGATGA
- a CDS encoding phosphopantetheine adenylyltransferase, producing MARFRKVVVGGTFDRLHLGHQRLLSVALELGDRVVIGVTTDSFVREEGKKGVEPFEERVRAVRRFVEEKGASDRVEIVPLEDRYGTTLEDDEMDAIVVSPETEPVALEINELRRKRGFPPLSIVVIPFVLDGDGRKISSSRLRGEVDEGPCRDD from the coding sequence TTGGCCAGGTTCCGCAAAGTGGTCGTCGGAGGTACATTCGACAGGTTACACCTGGGTCACCAGCGCCTGTTGTCCGTAGCGCTCGAGCTGGGAGACCGAGTGGTGATAGGTGTCACGACGGACTCCTTCGTCCGTGAGGAGGGGAAGAAAGGGGTCGAACCCTTCGAGGAGAGGGTGCGGGCCGTCCGAAGGTTCGTCGAGGAGAAAGGAGCGTCGGATCGAGTTGAGATCGTTCCGTTGGAGGATCGCTACGGCACGACGCTGGAAGACGACGAGATGGACGCGATCGTCGTGAGTCCGGAGACGGAACCGGTGGCGTTGGAGATCAACGAGCTCAGGAGGAAGCGCGGTTTTCCACCGTTATCCATCGTCGTCATTCCGTTCGTGCTGGACGGTGACGGTAGGAAGATATCCTCCAGCCGGCTGCGGGGAGAGGTGGATGAAGGTCCGTGTCGGGACGACTAA
- a CDS encoding ATPase has protein sequence MKKELMTVVNRLRKEIGTKGKGEPDIVDVREEDGTLVIVGRDRSDMSYFIGPGGYVAGRLKEELGIDRVVVQAWTDLKVRLLRLDASREILERYSRRQPELEGVLRGIEIEKARLHGELPWDYWERWEGEEPRDMRITVAASGGYDSTASAIILRKLGYEVESVTVDPGPMFLPPKLRRNVEILSEYLGTEPKFVEEDLSDVVEGALNEGRFHPCGRCNAKIRKRVMGEADTDVVAFGDGLPTGHHCVQPEDDRFKLHVPAALAKTKFELRRLVEEVLPEFHDYKYACPFLHQVHQRHPHLRRASIQRVLRELRHGFLEVGEALKAVYDILGG, from the coding sequence GTGAAAAAGGAGCTGATGACGGTAGTGAACAGGCTGAGGAAGGAGATAGGAACGAAGGGGAAGGGAGAACCCGACATCGTGGACGTACGTGAGGAGGACGGCACGCTAGTGATCGTAGGTAGGGATCGTTCCGACATGTCTTACTTCATCGGTCCGGGTGGATACGTCGCCGGCAGACTTAAAGAGGAGCTCGGTATAGACCGCGTGGTCGTCCAGGCCTGGACGGATCTGAAGGTGAGACTGTTGAGGTTGGATGCCTCGCGTGAGATCCTCGAGCGGTACTCCCGCCGCCAGCCCGAGTTAGAGGGCGTCCTTCGGGGGATCGAAATAGAGAAAGCCAGGCTCCACGGGGAGCTGCCGTGGGATTACTGGGAACGCTGGGAGGGAGAGGAACCCCGCGACATGCGGATCACCGTGGCGGCGTCGGGTGGATACGACAGTACGGCCTCCGCGATAATACTCCGAAAGCTGGGTTACGAGGTCGAGTCCGTCACGGTAGACCCGGGTCCGATGTTCTTACCGCCTAAGCTGCGCAGAAACGTCGAGATACTCTCCGAGTACCTCGGCACGGAACCCAAGTTCGTCGAGGAAGACCTGTCCGACGTCGTGGAGGGAGCGCTGAATGAGGGTCGCTTCCACCCTTGTGGGCGCTGTAACGCTAAGATTCGGAAGAGAGTGATGGGGGAAGCCGATACCGACGTCGTAGCGTTCGGGGACGGATTGCCCACGGGCCATCACTGCGTGCAACCCGAGGACGATCGGTTCAAACTCCATGTCCCCGCGGCCCTGGCGAAAACCAAGTTCGAGCTACGCCGCCTCGTAGAGGAGGTTCTCCCGGAGTTTCACGACTATAAGTACGCGTGTCCGTTCCTGCATCAAGTTCACCAACGCCACCCGCACCTACGAAGAGCCTCGATCCAGAGAGTACTCCGGGAACTCCGCCATGGCTTCTTGGAGGTAGGTGAAGCGCTGAAGGCCGTATACGACATCTTAGGAGGTTGA